The DNA sequence CCTTCGTGGGCGCCATCAGGGGAGATTTGGTCCGGTCGGTTCTCATCCAGGTGCAGAAGACAAAGGTCGATCTTGAGGTGGCTATCAGCGGCATTGATGCGCTGCTGAAGAGTCAAGAATTGGTGTTTGGTTTTATTGGGCTGACACCCGGTATTCTTGGTACGGTTCTCCTTGGTTCTTGACAATCTGGACATGGCTGACACGTTGCAGTCTCGATTGGAATTATTCAATATCTCAGAACAGCATTCGGCAGCCGCAAGGGCTTGCGCCGTGGCCAGCGAGCTCGCCGCACCCGTCGTGTCTTGCGCAAGATGGATAGAATATTGACCGAGGCGCAACACAACCTCCAGGACAACACCATTTCTTACCGGGACCGCGGTCTGTTGGTCTGCGAAGCTCACGTCCTACGCAACCTCACTCAGGGAAATCTTCCTCGCGAGGTTGAAAAGGAGTTTATTGAGGATCTCGATGAATTCGCAAAGGCTAGGTCGGTTCCCGAGCTGTTCAGGGTGCTTGACAGGATCCGCTGGGCATATTCGGAGTATTTTTAGACAAGAAATAGAACTATCATGATGATTATGAGAACAATGTCAAGACTGGCGGATTGATAACACGTTGTGGCGTAGTGGGGCGTCTGTGTGACCCCTTGGCCCCAGCGCCCGGCCAGGCcctgtggttgctgctgccaagacCCCTGGTGACCTGTGGCCGCCGTCCCTCTCGCTGCATGACCTCCCAAGCTTCCAGTTGCGTGTTGAGGCTCACCTCCAGGACAATTTGCAAAGGACGTCACCGATTGCTCTTTGTCGCCATCTTTTCCCGCCAAGTCCGTTGTGTCTTCTGACCATCCCGACACgcccgccgccgtcgagttTCTCCCCGCCGGTGCCGCTGCAACCTAGAACACGACGCTTTGATTACGCAGTCCCTGGATTCCTAGGAAGCGACCATtgcttccaggttgctctCTGCTCTGCTGCTCTTGTAAGTTCAAGGCCATCCTTTTGTCCTGCCCACCCTCACCGACTTTACACAACTACCGATCATAAGGCCCCGTCCCTGCCTTTGGTCATCTAGTCCCCTGATTCACCGTGGGCCGCCCAGACTTTGTCATAACCAAACAGTTGCTGCCGCCGTCATCTCTTGACCCAAATACATCAAAAAAATCCCACCCGTTGCTGACCCGTGTCACTCCTTTTTTTACTCGCAGTTCGGTTCCCTCGATACACACATTACAAAAACTAATCTGTGAAAGACTCTCGATTGTGCGCATTACGATTACCTACAGGCAACCCTAACCTAACCGCATTTCACCTGTCCCTGAGCGAGAGAACCCATCAAACCCGCCCTACCTGCCATCCGAGAGTTTTATCCCCCGACGCTGCCGAATTCCATATTTGACTCGAATCTACACAATACCGACAGAAAGACAGATAGATCATCAACCGCCCAGCATGTCGAGTAACAGGAATTACGACTTTTTGGTATGGCAAAACCTCTCTATTTCTACGATATAACAACAATCACACTCCCCGGGAACTCCGGTTttcccgcccccctcccatctctcGCGGGACCCAACCAAGATGCTGACAGTGTTTTGTGTGTCTGTTTATAGATCAAGCTCCTGCTGATTGGAGACTCAGGCGTGGGCAAGTCCTGCTGCCTCCTCCGCTTCTCGGAGGACTCGTTCACACCCTCGTTCATCACGACGATCGGCATCGACTTCAAGATCAGGACGATCGAGCTGGACGGCAAGCGCGTGAAGCTTCAGATTTGGGATACGGCCGGTCAGGAGCGGTTCAGGACGATCACGACGGCGTATTATAGGGGCGCGATGGGTATTTTGTTGGTGTATGATGTGACGGATGAAAGGTCGTTTAACAGTAGGTTACCCCCTTTCTTCCCTTCTGTTTGATACGGTATGCTGATGACATGGGGTAGACATCCGTACTTGGTTCGCCAACGTCGAGCAACACGCCACCGAGGGCGTCAACAAGATTCTGATTGGCAACAAGTGCGACTGGGAAGAGAAGCGGGTGGTGTCGACTGAACGGGGCCAGGCGCTCGCGGACGAGCTGGGGATCCCGTTTTTGGAGGTGTCGGCCAAGACGAATGAGAATATCGAAAAGGCCTTTTACAGCCTGGCGGCGGATATCAAGAAGAGGATTATCGATACGAGCAAGACGGAGCAAGGGGGTGCAGGGGCGTCGACGGGAGTTAATGTTGGGGGCCAGACTTCGGGTGataaggggggtggttgctgctaatggaggggaggggtggggaatGAGAGACCATAAACGCCGTTGCAAAAGAGAAAGGAGTGGTTGATACAGGGCTGTATTGGTTTTATTTCTGCTGGGGGacctttttttatttatttttcaTCGGgatgcttgctgctggcgatTATGATTGGGGGTATGAAGGGGGGATatggagggggcggaggaagGTAAAGCATACGCGATGGGTTGATAACAATGGGTAGGGCAAATACAAATATTTAGGGTGTTTctatttttatttttatttttgagagagagacagtttttattttatttttttccaATGAAAGGCAAGAGATGAtaagatgatgaggatgatgcaAGAGTGAGatgttgtgtgtgtgaatCTTGTGAGAAAAATTGAGTGTTGGAGAAGTGAgtaagggggagaaggggagcaAGAGATGGGGGTGAAGGACTGGGAAGGGCAGAATTAGGAGGACAGAGTATGTACAACATGAATGTTGTGTTTTCGTTTCGTGCAAAATGCCAAGTGACTCCTTTTACCTACGGAGCGGGAAGAAAAGTcgtggttgggggtggttaACGGGATAGCTATTGAAAATGAGCTGATGAAAGAGACGACAACGTTTTTCAGCAGTGTGATCTGGTAGGTGTGTGCTTGTTAAGTATGGGAGAGGAATTTTGTGGTTCGGCTTTGTTGACGAGAGTTTGCTTCGCGGGGGTAGGAATAGGCAAAAGGGGGAAGAGACTGGGCGGTGTTATGGTTTTGTTGCGgtcaaaaagggggtggcCGTTCACCGAGTTCACAGACAAAATAGTCTTCAGATAATTCAAAAAGATCACAGCTGCAGCATCAAGGGAAacatcaagaacaaggaaaCACATTCAAAAAGTGGAGGGACAGGAGCGTAGATGTCACCCTGCTAGTAGCCATCTGAGCTCGAACCCTGCtcaagtcaacaacaacaacaacaacaacaacaacaacaacaacaacagcagcagcagcagcagcagcatcaccaaccaaccaaacaacaaacaaacaaaacatccATGCCAGTAAACAAAAATAAACTTGGAGAAGAACAGCTAGGGCAAAAATTGGACGCACCGGGGTTCGAACCCGGGACCTTCACATGGAGCATGGTTGTAATGATAGTCACCATCTTTCGACCGCTTCGGGAGCAATGTAGAGAAAGCAACAGGCATTAATTAATGCAAATGAGACGTCGTAACCACTTGACCATACGCCCTGTCTTTGTGGTTTATGTGGTCCCGGCGACGTTGCTATagcagggggggggggacttttgagggaaggagcaaaCTTGGTgagctgggaggggaggggcgggTATCTGCGGTTGTCTGTGGGCTTGGGATGGGGCTTTCTTGGGattgtggtgagggatatggggtggttttggttgggtggtgttgttggtgtttgtgttATTGTCTTCGACCAGGATGCTCAACAACTTATTCGCTAACCAAGAAGGTCTATTTATGTctatccctctcccttcaTACATCCCTTGCCCGGAATTATCATGATTGTAGggcaaaaacaacaagacaagacaaaacGAAAGGGCGCATTGGGGTTCGAACCTAGGTCACTTTTGCtgaacaaaccccctccccaacccgaTGGCCCAATTCTTGTAGGGCGATCAAAGAGGTAGACCAGTGTCTGCATAGAGATCTTGCCTGCTAGACCATAAGCCGCTTGTTTTTTGTTGGGATACGATATCGTTGGGCATGCTTGGCAGGTAGGCAGATACCCGTGGCAGGTTGCTTGTCTAGAGGGGCAAAGGGGAGAGTCAATGGTTGTGTCTTTGGCAAGGATCACAATGGCCagagagatgatgatggtatgTCGAGTTCAGGTTGTAAGGCCTTCTGTCTTTTCTGGAGAGCCTTCACGGGCACGAGCATGAGTGTCGACTGTCACGTCTCCTTAGCCTATGGCAGCCAAACTACCTAGGTAAGGAGGTGTTCAGAGTAACAAGTGGGCGAACAGGAAGCAGCAAGAGGTTTGGTCAAGATATTGTTCAGTGACGCTTTTGGACGATACAATGACAGCATTCCATTTGGAGGGACCAGCGACTACAGAAAAGTTGGGAAGCAAAAAAGAGattgaagagaagaggaaaccCGAGATGACTTCAAAAATGGACGTACCGGGGTTTGAACCCGGGACCCTCTCATGCCAAGATCCCGCCGCCCAAATCCTGCGTGCATCCCGTCCTGTCTAGGGGTGAGGATTTATTAGGCCAGCATGGAGGGCAGCAAGTGCGAATGAGAAGTCCTACCACTAGACTATACGCCTTTTGAAGTTGCTGGAAGTAGGAGGGATGGAGGATGTATATAAAGCGTAATGGTCTGTGTTTGCCCATGACGTGGAAAATCTCACTGTACAGACAGCAGTATGTATTTGGCAGTTGGACCTGGGCAGGATGTGATTATATGGTTTGAACGGCTCTATCACACGGGTGATGATAAGAATGAGGTGCTTTGACACAGCTCAATATCATTCCAATGCTCGTCTTCATCGATCCTTCAAGAATCAGGCAGCCTCAAAAATTCTCATTCCGTCTCTTGGTCTTTACCAGCCGCGCCCCCAAGTCTCATCCTCAGGATCTACTGTGCATGACATGCACACTCACACCCAAAGCCTTGATTTGTGTGCGGTACTTGTGATGTCCTCGGCTTATATCCACCCCCCGTTTCATCGACCGTGTGAAAGACGACGGGATGTTAGCTGTGCAAGTTTTATGGTTAATGGGTGGGTTTGTTtcctcatcccatctccatcaccaagattCCCAAACACTCCCATCCGGCAGCCGGTAACGGTACCAGCCGTGATATGTGCCTTAATTTGAGGTGACAAGGTGACAGCCGAGTGTATATCATCTCGGCTGGCCCTCAATGTTTGGTGTTTGAGGGCCTCTTTCATTCTGTGCTGCTCGATTCTTTTTCACTTACGCTGCACTTACGCTCTTTTCTAACTTTTCGACATCAGAGGTATGTTGATCTCCCTTTGGCTTGGAGATATGTGCTGATTGAGACCTTCTAGCTGTGCTCCTTCCATTCTTTGACATTCTTTACACACCATTGTTTGCAGGCAGACTTTCAAGGAAACCACCCACCATGAAGACCGCAGTTTTATTTCTATCCGTCGGCCTGGCGTCAGCCCAGGTTTTGAATAACTCCACTGGTGTTTTCAGTAATTCCACCAGCAGCTTTGCCTCGCCCAATGTGgatatcaacaacctcaacctcggtGGACAGGTGGACCTCAACAGCTTGGACGTCAACGGCCTAAACCTAGGCAATATCGATCTCGGTAACCAAGATGAGATCGTTGATGCTATCCTGGCTATGCTTGGCGGATTCTGTTTGGGTGGGCAATTCAACCGCAATAATATCCTGGGGTTTGGCTTCAACAATGATGTCGATCTATTCTTCCAGCTTGCTCAGCTGCAACAATTCCAGCAGCTTGGCTTCCTCAATCTGGGAGGTGTGCAAAATCTGTTCAGCAAGGGGAAGGTACTTGGGGGGTTCAACCTAGGTCCGCATACTTTtttcccccaaaaccaagtGAAGCTTTTGCTGACCATGTCGTCAGGCCTCTTCAAACGAGAAATTGCTGATGCCAGGAAGACCATGAAGCGAACCGTACTTCGCCGTGGACGGTATGCCAAACGTCAGTCGTGTGCTCAAGGGGCTGGATCAGGCGCCATCGGttcgggggttggtggtcaGGAAGAAGCTGCTTTCACAATTGCGACAGCTGAGAACCCGCCATTGGAGACAGCTAttgcgacggcggcggcggactTCACGATCGCCACCGCTTATCCTGGAGTTGATGATCTTGTTGAGTCCGTTGACTCGGCCGATTTTGAGGCAGTTTTTAGCATCGCCACAGCAAACCCAGATGTTGTCGTTGGTGCCGCCAATGATATCTATGCGTCATCCGCTGGTGTTGCTACTGCCACTCCTGCTGTTGATTCAGCTTCAGCAGTTGTTCAAGCCTTTGCCACGATCACCGCTGAGGCAGTAGCAGCTCCTGCTTCCGTTGCTATTCCAGCCGCAGCTGAGACCGCTATTCCGGCTGTTGCTAttgaggaagttgaggaggctggggaggtcGATGTGGAGGACGCTGTCGATAACCTGTCAGACCTCACCCGTTAAGTGATGAACGACACGGGAACAGCTCAGGGGTTTCTGAAAGGAGGAGCTCAACCTTGTTGCGGGAGCTGTCCCTGTTCGGGTCGTCCCAACAACTTAGTGACGGTAAGCCAGTTGGGTCAAGAACAGGAGTCTGCTCTAAACATCCGATGAGCTTCCGGATGAAAGGCCGGGGTTGCAAACATATGAGTGACTGGGGCctgggaaggagcaaagtCCGGTCCTTGGCTGTCAGGAATGGCTGGGGGTGCGGCAGATGCCGGGGTCGACCCCAAGatactttttcttttgttagGGTTTCTTCAGACCGATCGTGATAATGTAATTAGATCGGGCTATCTATATGATGAGTATGAACTTGAGATGAATCTGTtactggtgctggagggggctGGATATGCTGGAACATACCTGAtgattgatgatgtcgtGGTTCTAATTGGGAGGTCACACTGCTTTGCCATCTTCAGATGGTGTACCTGCATTGCTCCGCATGCTGTGCCTGTTCGTAGCTGTCATCGCAAAACGTCGTGCAATCCTGTGATGGCGTGCTGTCTGTCAGGAGCCCCCTTCTTCAGCCGGAACCCGCACAGATCCGGTGGCCAAGGCATCCAAGTCAGGTGAAGAAATTCAAGCGAGGCCATTCCCATGTTGGAAAAAGAGCAATGCCATGGATTTGGCTGCTTCAAAGTGTGCCATCTGCGACATCTATTGTGTGTCTCCGCATGAGCGCTCGGTCCCGTCGTTGCAAGTGCACGGCTTCAAGATGGGATCCAACCAATCAGCAGCCCCAATCACCCCCCCTGGACGCCTGGGCGGGGGTCTTGGAATCGGTGGGTGCCACCCCCAGGCACCCCCAAGGCACCCGGCTGTAACGTTGACAGGGGCTTCCCGCTAATCGGCTTCAGACCTTTCAGCCTCTCCCGCCCCAGAAGACCCGCTATTTAGCCACTTCTCGCCAAACAAGTGCCGGAATTGGGGGGGCAATTGAGGCTTGCCAGGCTTGAAACACCGCAACAGCTCTCGGCATCGGATGGGTTTAACTAAGGCAAGCTTAATCGCTTGATCGCTTAATCACCGACTGTTACCTTTCCCTTCGGCTGAACACCAATGTACTCCTTGTCAGTGTGATGGACTGAGAGAGAACCTCGACGGCCAGCTTGGCTATCCCTTCGTTGCGGGCGGCCTTGAAGGGTCAAGGCCCAGGCCCTCAATCTATTCGATCGAGAAGGTCTGGTCTAGTACAGGCTGCTCATGTTTTCATCTGTTTTGTAAAATCCCCGAGCCCTGCTAACGGCATACAGGAGGGAGCACTGTCATGTTGGAACACCTGGTTCCCGAATTTGGCTCTATTCTTTTCCCAGGAGCACATGGCTCCTCGAAACACTCGAAACGAGcagctcatcctcggcggTGATCAGGAATGGCCACCGAGCGTCTTCCCGCGACCTCCTGGACATCAGATGGTACCTGTGCTTCCCCCACAAAATGGCCTCGACCTGGGGGTATCCCGTCATTGGGcgccctcccacccccactcAGGACCTAGTGTAGAGAGCACCTAGTCCCTTGATATCCGAATGCCACCAACCAGTCTTTGGTGTTTCTCTTGGCAGCAAAACAGTCCCAGATGGCCTCGGTCACAGAGCTTTCCGTACCATGACGTTGCTGCAGGTGCCGAGTGTTCTCGACTACCCTCCCTCCTGTGCAGGGCACATCCCCGTCTCGGCGAATttggtgctgctgtgccTGGGTTGCCTTGACTTTCTCGGTTCTTTGGTTCCGcctcaacatcgtcaacaCATCCCGGCACATCCTGGCCTGCCCTGTCTGTGGTGTTTTATCCATCCGCCTCCGTCCAGTGACACCTGACGCCTGATACGCTTCGGATGAGTGCGTGCTCTCATCCCGAACATCACGGCGTCTCCCTGAAATCCTTGGCAAGCAAATCCTGCTCCCATCTTTGCCATCATCGTTGCCTCTGGTCCTTGGCACGTTCGAGCCACCATATAAGGTGACCTGATCACCCGTCCTGTCctgacttttgtttcttcatCCCATTCACAACTCCAGCTTTCCAAGGCCCGTTCGCCATCTTCTTTCTGTCATTCATTCTTCAGAGGTATGTCCGCCAAACAATCATCCAAACGAAACACTTGGTGTCGAGGCTAACCTGGTCAACAATAGCTGTGCTCGCTGTTCGCTTCATTCCTTCAATCTTTGAACATTTTTGAGCTGTGCTCTTAAACTTTATAATCCTTTAATCTCTTTGTTCGCAAGTCgttctctcaacaacaaaaacatcaGTCAAAATGAAGTTCTTCACCGTCATCGTCTCTaccctcgccgccatggtTGCCGCTGCTCCTGCCACTGCTCCCGCCAGCACTGAGCTTGACAAGCGTGCCTTCGCTTTCGATATCAATGCCTTCAACGGCCTCAAGGGCTTCAACCAGGTCAACCTCAactacctcctcaacatcaactctCTGCAGATTGGtctcctcggcaacctcgccaacgtcaacaacttcaacatcttGCAATTCCAGGGTCTCTTTGCTCAGCAGAAGTTTGATCTTCAGgctctccttcagctccagcagctccaCACCTTCCTCCAGATCCACCAGCTCggtgttctcaacggctttGATCTCAAGggcctccagctccagcagctccaGCTCGGTCTCCTCAACAATGTTGGCCTGCTCGATCTCCAGCagttcatctcccccaacgtCATTGGCCAGGTCACCACTATTGGCAACTCAGGTGAGTAACTTTTTTTTGATCACATGCACAGACCTCGGCCCAATACATCGTCTTGTTTTGTCGGCAAACGTGTGTGTTCACACGAGACCCCAAGCCCCGGTTgccttcacccccaacctGCCAGTGTCTGGTTCGTCTCCCGGTGTTGCCGCTCCGAGCCCCAGCGTTGCCCCTACCGGTGGCGAGGGCTCGAATGTGGTCACTGCGGAAGAGCAAGATGCTCAGGAGGGCCGGAGCAACCTCGACTAGAGGGCTACTTAGGTGCCAAACGACGCCGACACACGCATCGCATCCGCCTCAGCAAatgcccccttttttcgGACCCACTGGCTAATTCTGGATTTTTCTTGCACAAAAGTCCGCCTCCCTGTCAAGGAGTAAACGGTGACCATGATGAAAAAGTAATgcaacaccatccaccattcacctccaccacccccatcaaaaacATGACGAGAAACACCACTACAACCCACGAACCGATTTCCTCCTCTCACCCaccgggggggagggggggaaacgACAGCTTTACGACCCAACGATAATGACGACAAAAACGTGGGAATGGAGATAGGCAAATCAGCAGCAGTGTGATGTCAGCGGAatttcctcttttttctttttttttcctaCATGGAAAGTTGAGGGGGATTTTTCAACGACGAGAAACTAGTTGATAGAATCAATCTCTATTTCTACACactttgtttttgttttttgccTATCTCCTGGTGTATTTCTTTTCTCGTCAGCTTAAtactttttctctctcctctgTTTCTGGTGTGTTTGCGGTAGATTtagcttttctttttctttttttttcttggatTCATGACACAGTACGATGATGGTATTTTATTTCTTTTGTATGACAGACGACGAaaagagaggggagagggagagggagaggtatATATGGGACAAACAGGGGTAGAATGTGATGAATGTAAATGCAatgggggaaggaggattGGTGGGGAAAGCTGGGATGGATACATAGTAGTTGAGTTGTGGGGAGAATATCAACCGGATTGGTTTTTCCTGGACGTGATGACTGTTTCGTTTTGATTGTGATTGTGATTATTGGTTTTGATCATGTTCTTTTGGGCAGGTATTTTGAGAGTAGTGATGGatttgactttttttttttttttttttttggatgatAAAACGTGAACTGAAAGAGGGGGAACCGCATGATGAATGAACGGGACGTTGTGGAGCCGAATTTGAGCTGCTATTTcttgggaaggggtggtgaggttgtgacggttggtgttggatcgacgggtggggggaagggggtgatgagaaCGGGGATGGATGCCAAGAAGATGGAATGAACAAGTTTGTTGCTACCTTTCTGGGCTGTCACctgaggatgggatggtgggttAGGTATGAGTAGGAATGAATCGAGCTTGGTAAACGGATTGGTCGTTTTTGAGAGGATGATAGGTGAGGCATGTGGTGGGTAGGGGTGATAGGTCTACCTAGGCAGGTAGATACGTAACGATCATAACGCAGATGTAGGTTTTTTTATGgaaaaaaatgaaaagaaaaaaaaaattggtATGGGGTTTGTTTGGCAAATACTTGGAAGTAACGGGACTGAGAGTAGGTACTTCGACTTGAGGTTATATTGTGATGATTATTTGTTGCTTTCTGTGTGAGGCTCTTGTGATGGAGGGGTACagttgatggggatgttTTACCAGGAATAAGAATCAGGTAAAGAAGGGACCAGAACTTGGGAACCAAATACAGTTTGGATGGGGAAAGTGCGAGGGGCGCGCCGGGGGGGTTCGGACTATATGGCAGGTTGATGTCATGAAACTTGTGGTTGGATCAGGTAACGTACCTTGTGCAGTATATGCAGCGcacgtgtgtgtgtgtgtcgctCGGTGTTGGAGGAAGGAATATCATACCTGCGGGTGAGTTGGATGTTCACCGCCCATTGATCTTTTGGATCTCCATAGGTAGGAATCCGAGGGGAGTTGGACAAGGACAGTCCTTCGAGGTGTGGGTGAGTTTGGAGTCCGAGGAGGCTACACTTTTTCAAACTTTTCTTTTATTTGATTATGGCTATGGAAAATGATGATGTCAGAAATTTGGACTGTTCTGGAAAGCCTTGACTATAATATTGTAGAGAGAATTAGGACGGCTATGCCCCGGGAAAGTGTCTCATGGGCCTGCATTGCGGTTTTCTGATTGGAGTTGAAGATGTTCTGTGAGAGGTTGTAGTCGGGCTGACTTCAACGGACGTTGATATATTTACAGTACGAGATATCTTCATTTTTCCGGACACCCCACATCGACATTACCGACCGTAAGCGGTTTATCTCGGAGTCTGGTTTGTGTAGTTCCTTTTTTTCGTTTGGGGGTGCTTTCGTGTGTGAGTCAAGAAGAGATTAGAACATCGTGAGAAGTTGAGTCTCCGATTTGTCAAAAGTCTCGGTGCTGAACTGCGCAGCTGGACttgaggtggttgggttgatgtctgtggtgacgatggaggaatgattcaggggtaaaaAAAGGGGTAGTATgttctcgggggttggggttcttTCTCTCTGCACAGCTTTTGGACgttcttgtcttttggaCTTTGCCCTGCTAGTCTAACAGCGGATCTCATGGGCAAAGAAGGGTGTAAAAACACAGCCCCAAATGTCGATTTTGTGATCTTCACTGTCGAGAGGAATCCAGGAAAACCCTCCTTATTTCTTGTTCGTATcctcacacacacagcctCGTCAGTGCCAAACTCCACACACAACCCTTCTGTGGATATTGTTTCTGAAACAAAACATTCGTAATCATTCGATCATCCAACTACTCCACGTATCCGTGCCTCGAGCAcatttttctcttctctaTCCCAACCTGATCCTCGGACACACGGAGGAGGAACGTGGcctgttggtgatgaacaCAGTTCATCTCACATCAGAAAATGCGGCCGCTCTTGCATGAGCTGAGCAGAAGTTAGTCAAGGTTTCACTGTTCTAGAATTTTTCTCGCAACAATAACCAAACACTGTTTTCGGAGGGGTGCATACCAAGCTTTTGCTGAGACAGCATCGGATTGGGGACTGCTGCAGAGAAGAGAgtgggagttggtggtgggatggatggCTGAGCCAATACTTGCTCCAGTGGCGCGCTTCTGGCCGCGGGCGAAGCG is a window from the Podospora pseudocomata strain CBS 415.72m chromosome 6, whole genome shotgun sequence genome containing:
- a CDS encoding hypothetical protein (EggNog:ENOG503PMS4), translated to MKTAVLFLSVGLASAQVLNNSTGVFSNSTSSFASPNVDINNLNLGGQVDLNSLDVNGLNLGNIDLGNQDEIVDAILAMLGGFCLGGQFNRNNILGFGFNNDVDLFFQLAQLQQFQQLGFLNLGGVQNLFSKGKVLGGFNLGPHTFFPQNQVKLLLTMSSGLFKREIADARKTMKRTVLRRGRYAKRQSCAQGAGSGAIGSGVGGQEEAAFTIATAENPPLETAIATAAADFTIATAYPGVDDLVESVDSADFEAVFSIATANPDVVVGAANDIYASSAGVATATPAVDSASAVVQAFATITAEAVAAPASVAIPAAAETAIPAVAIEEVEEAGEVDVEDAVDNLSDLTR
- a CDS encoding hypothetical protein (EggNog:ENOG503PHF9); its protein translation is MKFFTVIVSTLAAMVAAAPATAPASTELDKRAFAFDINAFNGLKGFNQVNLNYLLNINSLQIGLLGNLANVNNFNILQFQGLFAQQKFDLQALLQLQQLHTFLQIHQLGVLNGFDLKGLQLQQLQLGLLNNVGLLDLQQFISPNVIGQVTTIGNSVRLPVKE
- the SEC4 gene encoding GTP-binding protein (COG:U; EggNog:ENOG503NXRR); amino-acid sequence: MSSNRNYDFLIKLLLIGDSGVGKSCCLLRFSEDSFTPSFITTIGIDFKIRTIELDGKRVKLQIWDTAGQERFRTITTAYYRGAMGILLVYDVTDERSFNNIRTWFANVEQHATEGVNKILIGNKCDWEEKRVVSTERGQALADELGIPFLEVSAKTNENIEKAFYSLAADIKKRIIDTSKTEQGGAGASTGVNVGGQTSGDKGGGCC